The proteins below come from a single Salinilacihabitans rarus genomic window:
- the cobS gene encoding adenosylcobinamide-GDP ribazoletransferase — protein sequence MIVLSPAALRGAFAFLTRLPAGGRDAEADWAAFRATPATFPVVGWVVGALAALPLVAAGTLPAPTVALGYLLAVYLLTGIHHLDGVADCGDALVVHGGADRRLAMLKDTTTGVGALLAVSVVVAGVALGGLGLAGLPVAAAVGIAVAAEVGAKVGMAALACLGRAAREGLGSRLTAAADPAAVVAPVALGLPAAALGWPHPAPAVAAGGALAGAALPWAWARRRLGGVTGDVFGAANEVGRVVGLHAGVIAWTLW from the coding sequence GTGATCGTGCTCTCGCCGGCCGCGCTGCGCGGGGCGTTCGCCTTCCTGACGCGACTGCCCGCCGGCGGCCGCGACGCCGAGGCCGACTGGGCGGCGTTCCGGGCGACGCCGGCGACGTTCCCCGTCGTCGGCTGGGTCGTCGGCGCCCTCGCCGCGCTCCCGCTGGTCGCCGCGGGGACGCTCCCGGCGCCGACGGTCGCACTCGGCTACCTGCTCGCGGTCTACCTCCTCACCGGGATCCACCACCTCGACGGCGTCGCCGACTGCGGCGACGCGCTGGTCGTCCACGGCGGCGCCGACCGTCGACTGGCGATGTTGAAGGATACGACGACCGGCGTCGGCGCGCTGCTCGCCGTCTCCGTCGTCGTCGCCGGCGTCGCCCTCGGCGGCCTCGGCCTCGCGGGGCTCCCCGTCGCGGCCGCGGTCGGAATCGCGGTCGCCGCGGAGGTCGGCGCCAAGGTCGGCATGGCCGCGCTGGCCTGCCTCGGGCGCGCGGCCCGCGAGGGCCTCGGCTCGCGGCTGACCGCCGCGGCCGACCCCGCCGCGGTCGTCGCGCCCGTCGCGCTCGGCCTGCCGGCCGCCGCCCTCGGGTGGCCCCACCCCGCCCCGGCCGTCGCAGCCGGCGGCGCCCTCGCGGGCGCGGCCCTCCCGTGGGCGTGGGCGCGTCGGCGCCTCGGCGGCGTGACGGGCGACGTCTTCGGGGCGGCCAACGAGGTCGGTCGCGTCGTCGGCCTCCACGCGGGGGTGATCGCGTGGACGCTCTGGTGA
- a CDS encoding NTP transferase domain-containing protein, translating to MCGGRGTRLESAREKPLHPVAGVPMVDRVRRALAASAVETVRAVVSPNAPETRAHLEAAGVRTVETPGEGYVTDLGVALDAPGVETPALTVAADLPLLDGPAVDAVLARHRGDASLAACVPTALKRRLGAGGETTLDDAPHLAPTGVNVVGGSDRRMTHTSYDPRLAINVNRLEDARVAAALLERDGPETRGEDPCE from the coding sequence ATGTGCGGCGGCCGCGGCACCCGCCTCGAAAGCGCCCGCGAGAAACCCCTGCACCCCGTCGCCGGCGTCCCGATGGTCGACCGCGTCCGCCGGGCGCTGGCGGCGAGTGCGGTCGAGACCGTCCGCGCGGTCGTCTCGCCGAACGCCCCCGAGACGCGCGCGCACCTCGAAGCCGCCGGCGTCCGGACGGTCGAGACGCCCGGCGAGGGGTACGTGACCGACCTCGGCGTCGCGCTCGACGCGCCCGGCGTCGAGACGCCCGCGCTGACCGTCGCGGCGGACCTGCCGCTGCTCGACGGCCCCGCGGTCGACGCGGTCCTCGCGCGCCACCGCGGCGACGCCTCGCTCGCCGCCTGCGTCCCGACGGCGCTGAAACGCCGGCTGGGCGCCGGCGGCGAGACGACGCTCGACGACGCCCCCCACCTCGCGCCGACCGGGGTCAACGTGGTCGGCGGTTCCGATCGACGAATGACACACACGAGCTACGACCCACGACTCGCGATCAACGTGAACCGACTCGAAGACGCCCGCGTCGCGGCGGCGCTGCTCGAACGCGACGGCCCGGAGACGAGGGGGGAGGACCCGTGCGAGTGA